The Lycium ferocissimum isolate CSIRO_LF1 chromosome 10, AGI_CSIRO_Lferr_CH_V1, whole genome shotgun sequence genome window below encodes:
- the LOC132034798 gene encoding uncharacterized protein LOC132034798 has translation MEVMIPFKEMDNFDFNSARSTPFTSPPSTPKPFNGDYYFSAPPSPSHLNQFYREFDSLFVADDENKGEFAFDVSQELEISSVSAEELFDGGMIKPLKPSPLLQTEKKNRVFSPRKKKDQEKTEHSALQTQNQRESRGKQRVNTNGLSNSSSRRSARSLSPMRVSQYPWEEEQQQEPTKESSICNCSVLTSSSSKGSKKWRIKDLFLFRSASEGRASDKDPLKKYTVACKEGKNSSFKGNDGSVSSSNKSIVTTRRKKGQVSAHELHYTVNRALSSDLKKKTLLPYKQGIFGQLAFNPAVHAMANGFGLSRKK, from the coding sequence atggAAGTTATGATACCGTTTAAGGAAATGGATAATTTCGATTTCAATAGTGCAAGATCAACACCATTTACAAGTCCACCATCAACACCAAAGCCCTTTAATGGTGATTATTACTTCAGTGCTCCACCAAGTCCTTCTCATCTCAACCAATTTTATCGCGAATTCGACAGTTTATTCGTTGCTGATGATGAAAATAAGGGTGAGTTTGCTTTTGATGTTAGCCAAGAATTGGAAATTAGCTCTGTTTCAGCTGAAGAATTGTTTGATGGTGGAATGATAAAGCCATTAAAACCATCCCCTCTTTTGCAAACTGAAAAGAAAAACAGAGTATTTTctccaagaaagaaaaaagatcaagaaaaaaCAGAGCACTCTGCTTTACAAACACAAAACCAAAGGGAAAGCAGGGGAAAACAGAGAGTTAATACAAATGGTTTGTCAAATTCATCAAGTAGAAGATCAGCAAGGTCACTTTCACCTATGAGAGTTTCACAGTATCCATGggaagaagaacaacaacaagaacctACAAAAGAGTCTTCTATTTGTAATTGCTCTGTTTTAACTTCATCATCATCTAAAGGTAGCAAAAAATGGAGAATCAAAGATTTGTTCTTGTTTAGGAGTGCATCAGAAGGAAGAGCATCAGATAAAGATCCATTAAAGAAATATACAGTTGCTtgcaaagaaggaaaaaattcaAGCTTTAAGGGAAATGATGGATCTGTTTCTTCTTCAAATAAATCAATTGTTACAACAAGGAGGAAAAAAGGACAAGTTTCAGCTCATGAATTGCATTATACTGTAAACCGAGCACTTTCATcagatttgaagaagaaaactcTTTTGCCATACAAACAGGGGATTTTTGGACAATTGGCTTTCAATCCTGCAGTTCATGCAATGGCTAATGGCTTTGGGTTATCacgaaaaaaatga